The DNA window ATAGAGATAGCAATTAGCAAGAATTCTGGTCAAAAGTATAACGGAATAAATTTGCATAGGTGATCCTCAGACTTGCTTTGTAACGGAGGCTGTTGAGAATATTTGATCAAAATAACTTGGAAACTAAGAGCAAGGACATTTCAAGAAGATTTTTTGACAAGTTCAAAGTATAAATTCAATCTATTTGAAAGAGCTTTATATAAATACTCATATTGTGCTTACCCCTAGATTTCTTTAAACCTTTGTCTATTGATTGCTTACTTGATCCCTTTTTTCCCACATATCTAAAAGGCCTCTAGAATTATAGGTCCAATATCTTTACATACTAGCAAAGTCAGGAACCAACGATGgcgaaaaattgagttatgacaAAATCGGGAAATTTTGTGGTTGGAATGGATAAAGGAGGTGCATAGACTAACTAATAGGATCTCTTGAGAGATGCtacggttagtccatcattttttttcttagccTATTACAACTACCCATTTTGATCGATAGGCTTGCTCTATTCTCCGGCATTTTCTTTGTAAATCCCTTTGTCAAATTCAACATAGAGTCCACAGCACATATTTTCTCAACTTAATTTCACGCAGATCTTTTTGAACATACCCAAAACTTTTTACAGTTAGCATTAAAAAGAGCCACTTAATAGGAAAGAAGCTGCAAACCAAGCGACAGGCTTTGAGGCAACTTTCACTTTTTGTAGCTCTTCTTTGAAAGACACCAAGGAGGCATACCTTTCTTTAGTTCCTTTGTCCAACTCTTCCCATTTTTTACACAGCAGCAAGTCAAGATGTGATCTTCCATATGCTGGATTGATTTGCCCAGGAGCATCGATTCTAAAGCTGTTCTTCATGTCTGCAGAAAATCTCGCAAATGAGCGTTGTGTTTTCGACCGCTTGGCACGACTTCTTTTCCTCCATAATTTAACTTTATCCATGTAAGCAATGACTTGTTCAACATCTGCCTGTTTCTTGAATTGTCTGATACATGCTTTATCGACAACTGATTCcacatttttctctaaaaactgTAATAAATTCGGTTTGAAATACTGAGACTTGCAAACATCCAGCCCATCTTCTCCATATAAAAACTGAATGACGCTACCGTCGCTATCTCGGACAGTCATATCATAATTTACGACCAATCCTTCCAGATGCTTGATGAGACATCGCTGGAGATAACCACTACGACTGGTCTTAACAGCAGTATCAATTAAACCTTCACGACCAGCcatacaatggaaaaaaaactcttgcgGCTGAATACCTGTCATGAATCTTCCATCGATAAAACCACCAGCCCTTGGTGATGTATCATACGGCTTGAAACTAGGCAAAGAACGTCCTGATGTCATTAGAGGCGGGCGTTTTCCCTCCAATTCAATTTGGCCAAGCAGACAGGAAATTTGCATAGTGTTGACAGTGGAACCTTTCGCTCCTGATTGTACCATGAGTTGTAAGTTATTTCTTGGAAATTCCTCTAAAAGGCCCCGAGGCAAACACGTTGAGTTGATTGAGTTGGTGAGTGCATCTAATGCTGACTTGTATTCCCGATCCACAATTGCTCTGAAGTTCGGAATTTGTTGGTGCGATATTTCTAATTCTTTGGCAATTGCTTCTGGATCGGTGTCCGGTGGGAGATTCATTGCACAAGCTGCTACTAGAGACCCTATGCTCCTAActtcttcaattatttttgaacGTTCCTCATCTGCTTCAGGCTTCACTAAAATATCTTTGACATCAAGTGTAAAGCCTTCAAGCTGTAGAACGCATGTGAAAAGCTTAGAAAAAGAGCTTAGCAACCGGCTTGAAGCCTCACCACCATATAATTCGTAAAAGCTATGAACTAAGCCATAGGACGTTGCTCCACAGTGAGTTTTATCAATAACACCAGATAGTAACTGTCCATTCCGAATGATGACCTCAGACTCACTCATCGTCTTTGGGTTTTTCAGCAGGTAGGCCAATTTAGAATAGGCCCAGGCTTTAACTGGTATCTTTGAAGAGGAATTCAAGTTCAGAGGGAATTTACCTCTAGGTGTTAAGTTAATGATTACTGTTGAAACTACCTGCTTCCCAGACCAGAGAGCTTTTGGTTTGATCATGCAAGGTGGGAGCACTTTTATGGGCTCTCGGATGAATGACAATGCTTGATAAACCAAGTGCATGTAGGTTACTCTGTCAAAGAAGGATCCTCTGGTTGTCAAATGTACAGCACCGATGACATGATCTTGAATGAGTCCACTTAGAGGAGTACCATCTTTTGGTACTAGATATTGTTTGGTAGAGTTCACTATGCTGTAAGCTTCACTTCTCGCAACTTCATTTTGCGCAAAATGGGTATTCATTTCATCACCATCAAAGTCCGCATTGTAGGCTTTGCAGTTGGCATAGTGTAAGCGTAATGTTTTCTCCCCTTTCAGAATTCTTGCCTTGTGAGCCATAATACTAGGTTTGTGCAAGGTGGGTTGACGATTGGCTAGAAGAATGTCACCATTCATGAGGTGACGTAAAACAACTTTCCCACCTTTAGCCGTTTCTTCAGGAGTTAACAAGCGTTTGGCAAGACTTTCTCTTTCAACAGGTTTACTATCACTGATGCGATATACTGTTCCATTTTCATTGACAATCGCAACAGCTCCCGGGTAAATCAAAGGTCCATTTTTGACTAGTTCCCTCAACTCAACAACATTCCACGGTGTTACTGGCACAGGATAAGTTAAAACCTTGGCAAACGGTTCTGGAAATCCAATTTCATTGATGTCTATATTTGGATCTGGAGTGATAACAGATCGTGCTGCAAAATTGACACGCTTCCCCATCATATTCATTCTAATTATACCTTCTTTCTTTTCGATGACCTGCTTTAAGCCAGGGATTACATGGTTTCCAGAGCTTACCTTTCCCAGTAAGAGAACGTCGACGTTGGACTGCAGCTCATGCCATGCTGTCTGTAGCTTTTCCTCAACAGTTAGACCACGCGCCCGATTGGTGATTGATATAATTTCTTCCGGTATAGTTTCATCATCTTTTGGATTAGCTAAAAAAAGAATACTCTTCAGCAAAAAACAATTGGCAAGGATGGACTTATACACAGTATTGTTTGGATGTTCAACAGGGGAATTTCGAACTATATTAAAAGGTCTCATTGCTGAGGGAGTCACAAGAATGGCATCTAGGAAAATAATGTCAGTTGGAACTGAGCAAGTGCTCCGCTTTAGGACAGGAATTAGCTCTTCAATAAATGTTCTGTCATTTGTCCAGATGCTATTGAGATGGTTTTTTAGTTCGGTCGGGCTTAAAAACACTTGCCCACTTCTAACTCTTTCGACGGACTTGCTAGTACTATCAGTTGACTTATTCAAGTCAGTTCCCTCGTTAGTTTTCCTTCTCCGCGGGGCAGACAAAATTTTGTTTCCAGAAAATGTTAGAATAGGAGTATCATATTTGCAGAGAGGGCATACTCTGTTCTTTTTCACTTGATCAAAAGCTAATTTGAAAAAGCTAGATCTCTCCTGGTCATACGACTTAAAAGACTGGTTTGTTTTCGCCTTACAGTCATTATTATCATGTGATTGCTTTAGGCTTTCAATGTATTGATCTAGCTTACTggttaagaaattaaaaaatacctcCGGTGACTCGTTGTCGCCACAAGAATTGTCATTTCCAATTATATAACGCTCAATGTTGGCTGCTTCGACAATAAATCCAGCATCCAAGAGCCTCAGCTGGCATTGGAGTAATGACTTGGCTTTTAGCGGCAATAAGACATTGTGACATTGAAGGCAAGAGACTGATATGATTTCAAAGATTCGTTTGTGAAACAGCGGATTAATTACTTCGAATGGTAGCTCTATATGACCGGTGTGACCAGGGCATTTCATGGCCATCCAGCCACAGGTGGTGCATGATAACATTCTGTCACATGGCCCTAGTCTAGGGTCGTAGAGTCCTCCGGGTAGGGGATGGCCGAGAACATTGAAAGAATTCGTCGTCACTATCTTTACCACACTCATATTCTTCACTTCTTCGGATGAGTAAATGCCAAAGAAGGCCTCATCGGAGTATACGCTACGTAGATTCCCATGAAGACTGTTCGGTGCTCCGTACATTTTGGCGATACCCGGATAACAGTGCACTGATCACTTTCGAAAAGCGAAGACTAAGGCTACTTTTGAACGTTTGTAACTGATCCGAAAGGGTTCGTGAAACACAttatcagaggaaaaaaaagtactGAAGCTTTGGGGTTCAGCAGGAATTCAAGAAATCACACGTGCTCTACGTTGACATTGGGTAACATAACCTTAAACAAACACAAACAGTAGTATAGACAGAGGAAAACAGGAGAGGAGGTAGCGAGCGGAAAAATTACAAGTTACTATGTCACAGCAAGCAAAGTCAGGACTGAAGGGCAACTGACAGGAACtgtgacaaagttgggtcatGATGGCGTGAAGTTGCAAAGCTGCGTAGCTGTAGCCTTACTCTCATTGGCCAATAATATACCCATGTACTTTTCTAGGGTCTCAGTCTACGTCACGTCTAGGATTTCTTCACTTCCTGTGTTCTCACCGTTTTCACGACTGTTGTTTCGTTTGTGACCAATAGTGGTGAAAAATATTAttcgtttttcttcatttcttcacGTCCGTGAAGATTTCGTGTACATGGTCATGTTGGAGTGAATCAGGAATATTAGTGCCCCGTACTTACACTCAGCACTCTTTAGTTTTCTTAACCTGTACCTACGCACCTTCCAGAAAAAAAGTGCAATATTTAATCGCAGAAGGTTGTTCCGGATTACTTATCACTATCAGTCAGTTCTGTGTGTTAATGAAATAGCTTTGACTGTGACCTGTAACTCTGGTAGTTCTGGCTGTCGGAAGGCTGGAAGTTTTCTTTGTGCAGTTCACCAACCGCAGGTATTTGTTGCTTACGATAGCttctcattttttccttctATCGAGCTCCCCTaaggtcatttttttttttctgtgtaagcTTCCTAGAGGTATCATCAGCTAAGTTGGTACTTTTTCACACTCCGTTCACAAGAGGTGCAGTTGTCCATTAAGGTTTGAGGGTTGACATCGCTCTCGATCGGGCCGCGTTCAATCCTCGATCGCCATTGCAATCGCTTGCAagctgaatgtaaaaaaaatgcgaGCCCAGCTAAGGATACCTGTTCTTCCCAGCTACCCCATGGTCTTTGATTTAGAAAATAGTAAGCAGGGATAGAGCGGAGTCATCGTACGTTAAGATAAAAGTCAAGTATCGTTCATGTCACCATTCTTTAGTTGTGCCATCTAACTGCACGTATTAATCTGTTAAGTGGTGCAGATTCAGAACTAATCAGAGATTGGCATTTGCCTCAGCGTACGATCACTTTGCTCTAGTATCTTTTTGCCAGTGGTAGGTTGCTGGTAGAGGGAGATTTTACTTTGGGCGATATTATCTGGAGGTGTCATAAGCTAAGTTAGCAGTTGTTTGGCGCGGGCAGTAGATAGCCGCCTGGCCAGGCGAGAGAGGGCAAAGCAAGCCCAGAACAACCATTATAATATGAAAGTCTTAAGATATTGCTGATTATTGATTCATCACCAGATTTTTGGATCCAGATTCTCGGTCCAGCTCAATTCTATCACTTTAAGAATCATCGAATCTAATATTGCTTATAATTATAGATTGTAACAAGGTGGAATTTATGTAGGCAAGATGTTTTAAGCTCTAATGAGTATAAGGACAATactaaagggggggggggattgttcAGCTTAAGCAGATGCATTTGAATTCATGCTTTTTTTCTACCACCTTGTTAAGTACTTACAGTTTGGGCTAGAgaacctgtatagcgagagtatagacggatgtgaaactcagaaaatccatcaggccttcaccgatgcctctgtgaataaagttagggcccagaaatgcagccaacctatgaatttcaattatccagagcgatttaccaGTACAATTACCTATAACGAACCGTCGTATATAAAGCATGtattgacttagtttttgcataaatttactaatttttgcaGTAGAATGCTCATTAATGTACATTCtcagccatcttggttagaatcagaatctgcagactggcagtgaaattttatgctttagaagttggttagaagggtggctgcactttcgggccctaagccctccatgaagcgatctgtctatactctcgctatataggtactctagtttgggccacatttttagtgttttcttttgtttttcaaaacttagtTTCGGGGTTGCAAGTATCGGgtaaaacctggaaaagtcagggaatttgaacaTCTTGGGAAGTTACGGAATTCTGCTCTTAGTCAGGGAAATTCTATGGGTGGTAGCTCAACAAAAACTTCCATCATCTTGGatctttgaattttgaaaattcgactgaaatttaaatttataagtCAAGAAATATCCTCTGACACCAAGtctcacaaaaatcgattaaacAGGAGCCAAAGTAGCACTTCAGACTACATCCCTCATCCTggattttagaatttcaaaaatttgagttgaaattcaagtttaCCGTAAATAAATGCTACCGAGTGCCAAGCTTCACAAATATCGTTTAAACAGAAGCCGCATCGTACGATCAGTAGGACTCAACACAGTGGTTAACGATACCAGTCTATTCACAAAcgttaaaaacgccttcatttccgcctgataccgtgcaatacttccgagatGGAATAGTTGCTCTGAGCGCCTTCAACAGTGTAGCTTCGATCTGATGGCAGAAGATCGAGATTGTCGCTGATTATTATATTCTAGCGCGTGCGCTGTTAGGTACACATTTACTCATCATTGGCAACGATGAGGTAAAAAACATTCATActcgacgttgcaaatttttcactggCATTTTTTACGGGCAAACGAACGGGAACTTTATTAatctgccatgatttttccaaattccaGGTATTCTAAAACCGAAAATTGCTCAATTGTTGCTTTTATTGTCAGACTGTTGTTGcttttcgattattttttattttttactaaacAAAAGTACGTACTATAAACGCTTAGCGATGCACGGGTACTTAGGCTAGGTATCTGAATGATGGAAAACGGGagtgagaaatcaagttcgccttcaactagaTTGATGCAACGTTAGTGACTCAGGAGTCAAGAACAACTTTGAAATTAAGATACACTGCAAAAGATGGAGGACAGCCCCGCTCTCGTGCTCAAATCTGAATAAGTAACTAAAAACGGTCCGAacgagaaatcaagttcgccttcaactttatAGATAAAATGCGGCTCAgtagttgaaatagttgtatcgcgcgtTTTGATCTAGCAAGATGTCCGAAAGGCGAGTGACTTCAGTCGTAATCTTTGTGTTATTAGTGATTCCCTTAGAGGAACGTCCAGTAACTTTTACTCGATTTTCCCGGCAGAATAATAGTTTGATATTGACATTGAGATaagttgcaaaagttagaaTTCTAGCGTCTCTCCTAGCGTTATGTGTTTGTATTCAGGTTATTTGCAAGTTTGACCGCATACATACATTATGATTGTGAGGTTTCAAAGATTGCATCGCTGTTTTCAAATcaactcttttcttttttctttctaacaAGTTAGGGAAAAGTCCGGGAATTTCGAGGCCACTGGTCAGAGAATTTccccaaaaagtcagggaaagtcagggacttTTGAAATTGGATCAAACTTGCAACCCGGAGACCGTTATTTGTATCAGTTTATAATTTTAATATCTTGAAATCGTAACTTCCAATCTTCATTATTCTAATGGTGGAATGTGTTCTCCACGAGCTGTTTTTTAATGGGGAGTGAAAGCTTTTTTATTAGCTTCTTGATCAtacttttttgagaaaaaatcgtCATGCATGGAAAGTCATTTATAAatgtcatatttttgtttttagattTCTGTTGACGCTCTGACAAAAAAAGTTCAGATCTTTCATTGAGGGAAATGTTTTGTCTCCTGTCTACATTAAAACTAGAGTTATGACGAAGTGAGGGAATTTAAAAAGATTCTCCCGGAAATGGAACCTTTGTAACTTCCGTTCTAAGTATTATAAATAGGAGGCATCAAATGGCAGGCTTTCATTATTTGCTCAAAATTTAAACCCCCACCgcttctcatcaaaatttagtGTTATGAAAAATCCACGTCTCATTTGACATGGACCGACCTCTGTTTGATTTTTACGTCTCTGATTTTTAATTGGATGTATCTTTTTTCAGATTGGTTGAAAGAAAATAGTAACGGAACATCACCTTTCAATCAATAGAAGTAACGATTGAAGATTCCTGGCATCAAACTTTGCTGAATCATAAGAAACTGTAAGCACTGACATTCACTTTCTAACAGGAGGTAGTTTCTGATTGTCGGTAAATTTTCTTGTTCTCGCGTTCTTCATCCTCAAGTCTCAAAATGATGGAAGTAACGTGCAACGATAGGCTGGGGAAAAAAGTACGAGTTAAGTGCAATCCTAGTGATACTATTGGTGATCTAAAGAAACTGATCGGAGCTCAAACTGGCACACGCTGGGAGaagatagttttaaaaaaatggtacaCAATTTTCAAGGATCATATAAAATTGGAAGATTATGAAATTCATGACGGAATGAATTTAGAGCTGTATTATCAATGAGGGTGGAATTTTCTCCTCTCAGGAACATTCTTCAAAAGGCCCAAACTAAACCAAGACATTCTATGTTGCACATGTAATTCAATCCTAAACTCGATGGATTGCCATCATGTTCTTCTTTCATGCTGAAGTTTCATGGTTTGTAAATAGGTTTCTGTTTCCTTACGTTCTAAGTTTTGTATTAACTGTGTACCTACTGacgatttttggaaaattctctGTGTAAAACAATCTGAATGGATCAGAATTTATCCTCGAGCGGTTaattgttgaatgaaaagtcACGAAATCTCCAAGTGTTTCAATACCTCTATGCTCTCTTCTAATTTGGAATCTTTCTCTATAATTTAATGGGAACCTAAGTCTTCTCCAAAAGAAAGGATAgacatatttttttgaagaggccCCCTTCTCTTTTTTATAAGTAAAACAATCCTCTGGAAATCCTATTCAATTTTCTCTCTTGATTATTGCCATAGAATAATGTAATGATGATTATTGTCAGTCATGAACTACCTTATTTTCATCGAACACACAAATCCTTAAATGAGACtacttcaaataaattttcagtgaattaatgtatcttttcaaaatattcatgtaACGATTGATTTAtactttttacttgaaaaataaaaggaaagaaaagaaaaaaaggaagttttATTTggatggaaggggggggggggagggttccATTCGTTGGTGTtgccaggggtgcagaaagttctttgaCCTTTGTAGTCTAATCAAGCAACCGGGGACTCAGCCTGCGCCTTGCGCTCTGAGTCTTTGTTCGttcgcagaggcggatccagtgatttggcaacaccggacttcctccctttaaacctgtgttaaataatcgattcttggaggggcacctggcccctccaagaatcgatacatttccataggtataaatggagaaaaacaatgttcgTTCGCAGTAATTTTCTAACAAAAACAAACGCGGTCGCATTaagtttctcaaaaattccACGCTTTCGCACTCGTTTTGTAAAAATCAATGCGGTCGCACTAATCTTTACGAAATATCAACATTCCTGTCATCAGTGTTCGTAAAAAACCGTGCGTTAAGTGTTCCTtcagaataataataataataatagtaataaagaataaaacaaatttaacataAGTCTGAGACAAAGACAAAGTACTTACACAGCTTTCAACAAATAATAAGAATTTTTAATTTGGTAAAATCAGTCACATCTTCACAGGCACAATATATTGTTTTATACTATGAACTTCGCGCGAAAAACAATCGCGgaaagcgcctgcaaaactgtaggTATACTTCAAACGTCATACTGCGGTCGTTTCTCCCGAGACCGCTGCGCAGGGTGGCgaagtttcttgaaatttgaaatcatGGAatcttttttgaaatatttccggAAACCGAAATTTATGAATTATAAGTAATGTATAATTGAAAATTAGATGCCGTATACCAAGGTTTCAGGCATttaagtgcgggttgcatccCTAGccccttaaaaaaagaaaagttcataaaatgtcATAAATTTTATATTTCACAAGCCCACTTTTTCAACGGAAAGTTTCTGTGTttcatatctttcttacgtttcatgaaACTCTGTCGCTGCGGAACTGACCTCTAATCTCGTTCTTGGCTCTTGACTCGTGAATGACGCTAAAGTTTCGAGATGCGTACGCTATTTGGTAATGCGCAGGCGCACAGTGTAGGGCAGCGCGCATTCACAACTTCGGAAGGTGTACGCAAAAATGGAGCGCATTTTGATCAAACTGTAATACtttttatttccttcatttattcaAGGCTGCAACCTACGCAATTTTCCCACCACCTACGAAGTTTGCGAACGACTGGTCGGTCGTTGGTTCATAAACGTCCTGCACCCCTCTGCCTCAACGTCTGAATTCCTCATCAGTACCGCACTGATATCTAAATCGTGACTTTTCTAAATCATTGATCGTCCGATCAAATTCGTATTGATAAAATCAAGATCTCCACGCgattgccctggtaaaaattggcagtagaatctgtgttccacaataccatagacctaaagccggctgtaagatttccaatagcttctgtagccggctgtacaatttcttttagccttttatagccgatggcgattaagcaacagccagacgataaatttTATGCCAAACGTTACGAAATACGGATACTacgacttagttagtttttggaccacgccgctctctttttgtgccgtagtatcttgatttattttgcgaggaaagctccgtttttttgaaggatgcctgtcattcttaatatgttggagcgccttcaattccttatgatactgtgcaatacctctggtgtgaaatagttgcttcagacgccgtggcacgctgcggcgcg is part of the Bemisia tabaci chromosome 1, PGI_BMITA_v3 genome and encodes:
- the LOC109041149 gene encoding DNA-directed RNA polymerase I subunit RPA1, yielding MYGAPNSLHGNLRSVYSDEAFFGIYSSEEVKNMSVVKIVTTNSFNVLGHPLPGGLYDPRLGPCDRMLSCTTCGWMAMKCPGHTGHIELPFEVINPLFHKRIFEIISVSCLQCHNVLLPLKAKSLLQCQLRLLDAGFIVEAANIERYIIGNDNSCGDNESPEVFFNFLTSKLDQYIESLKQSHDNNDCKAKTNQSFKSYDQERSSFFKLAFDQVKKNRVCPLCKYDTPILTFSGNKILSAPRRRKTNEGTDLNKSTDSTSKSVERVRSGQVFLSPTELKNHLNSIWTNDRTFIEELIPVLKRSTCSVPTDIIFLDAILVTPSAMRPFNIVRNSPVEHPNNTVYKSILANCFLLKSILFLANPKDDETIPEEIISITNRARGLTVEEKLQTAWHELQSNVDVLLLGKVSSGNHVIPGLKQVIEKKEGIIRMNMMGKRVNFAARSVITPDPNIDINEIGFPEPFAKVLTYPVPVTPWNVVELRELVKNGPLIYPGAVAIVNENGTVYRISDSKPVERESLAKRLLTPEETAKGGKVVLRHLMNGDILLANRQPTLHKPSIMAHKARILKGEKTLRLHYANCKAYNADFDGDEMNTHFAQNEVARSEAYSIVNSTKQYLVPKDGTPLSGLIQDHVIGAVHLTTRGSFFDRVTYMHLVYQALSFIREPIKVLPPCMIKPKALWSGKQVVSTVIINLTPRGKFPLNLNSSSKIPVKAWAYSKLAYLLKNPKTMSESEVIIRNGQLLSGVIDKTHCGATSYGLVHSFYELYGGEASSRLLSSFSKLFTCVLQLEGFTLDVKDILVKPEADEERSKIIEEVRSIGSLVAACAMNLPPDTDPEAIAKELEISHQQIPNFRAIVDREYKSALDALTNSINSTCLPRGLLEEFPRNNLQLMVQSGAKGSTVNTMQISCLLGQIELEGKRPPLMTSGRSLPSFKPYDTSPRAGGFIDGRFMTGIQPQEFFFHCMAGREGLIDTAVKTSRSGYLQRCLIKHLEGLVVNYDMTVRDSDGSVIQFLYGEDGLDVCKSQYFKPNLLQFLEKNVESVVDKACIRQFKKQADVEQVIAYMDKVKLWRKRSRAKRSKTQRSFARFSADMKNSFRIDAPGQINPAYGRSHLDLLLCKKWEELDKGTKERYQDSNLVCPDPALSRYAPGSYFGSISEKLDEIVENYIENSLGLSKGRQKIVRDMVNYKALVSICPPGEPVGILAAQSIGEPSTQMTLNTFHFAGRGEMNVTLGVPRLREILTVATKKLKTPCVDVPFLPCDTPKKLEKRAEKLKKNMMKITLEDVLEYINVSERLDLEPHRHLVYELHMQFLPCQAYKDKTNVKPNEILKHVEKYFLRELQINIMKVSKIKAAFTHENFSKSNKTTGNENGEEEEKDEEGAKVVGKKKLDLDSDSSGSENEGDEEDATVSKRRTQQQEQQYDEPEEGEKEAPADEDDILVLEQDDSAEVQDREFNVCEQYQFVSEYKYDTVDGQWCKVTLWLPLSCQHMDFSSMIRKIASSSVIYEIPNIKRAITYENDGRTFLKTDGINLSEMFSYCDILDIKKLYSNDIHCVAEKYGIEAAARVIVKEVQNVFQVYGITVDPRHLLLVADYMTYDGTYSPMNRKGIEKNSSPIQQMSFECSLNFLKNAALQGKADLLQSPSSRIFVGKHCRLGTGMMDVLIKT
- the ubl gene encoding ubiquitin-like protein 5, whose amino-acid sequence is MMEVTCNDRLGKKVRVKCNPSDTIGDLKKLIGAQTGTRWEKIVLKKWYTIFKDHIKLEDYEIHDGMNLELYYQ